The following proteins are encoded in a genomic region of Stigmatopora nigra isolate UIUO_SnigA chromosome 3, RoL_Snig_1.1, whole genome shotgun sequence:
- the LOC144194133 gene encoding phosphorylase b kinase regulatory subunit alpha, liver isoform isoform X2, whose amino-acid sequence MRSRSNSGVRLDGYARLVQETILCHQNPVSGLLPASAQKKDAWVRDNVYSILAVWGLGMAYRKNADRDEDKAKAYELEQSVVKLMQGLLRCMMRQVAKVEKFKHTQSTEDCLHAKYDTPTCATVVGDDQWGHLQVDATSIYLLMLAQMTASGLRIISNLDEVAFIQNLVFYIEAAYKVADYGMWERGDKTNQGIPELNGSSVGIAKAALEAIDELDLFGAHGGPKSVIHVLPDEVEHCQSILCSMLPRASTSKEIDAGLLSVISFPAFAVEDPDLVAITKSEIISKLQGRYGCCRFIRDGYHCPKEDPTRLHYDPAELKLFENIECEWPVFWTYLILDGIFTGDQLQVQEYREALEGILIRGKNGIKLLPELYAVPSDKMEVEYSNPHTVDRVAMGQVPHMWGQSLYILGCLLAEGFLAPGEIDPLNRRFSTNLKPDVVVQVCVLAESENIQNLLSEHGIKVQMFSEVLPIRVLPARILSHIYVRLGNSKKLNLSGRPYRHIGVLGTSKFYEIRNRSYIFTPQFLDQHHFYLALDNQMIVEMLRTEVAYLSSCWRTIGRPTLTFPITRSMLVEDGSEIDPCILATLRKLEDGYFAGARIQSSDLPSLQNTSFHTRLSFLDEETDDSLLVDNEEVEKDYGEEYSQCEPSGSSDVFDQYLTQLLHSTTSRCHLPPIKSGQLHVFSAEHTTRDILSLMAKVQGVNVPKSSMYLPIAPLMNKHRKSLNLLEVPQPALHAKQHKSRGSTDLHLPRDAQGNTDFAALVRQLKECPTLQDQADILYILYVMKGADWVVEVSGPGQGWVSVRSLLEEVYVQAGVCKEWGLVRYISGILRKRVEVLAEACTDLISHHKQITVGLPPEPRERVIAAPLPPEELNALIFEASGQDISVAVLTQEIMVYLAMYVRSQPALFGDMLRLRIGLIMQVMATELARSLRCSGEEASESLMSLSPYGMKNLLHHILSGKEFGVEKSMRPIQSTATSPAISIHELGHTGATKTERSGIHKLKSEIRQILSGSLSTCSNVTSPRSTRCSSPSTPSGMLSPVGFAPSDGQLHWEERQGQWLRRRRLDGAINRVPVGFYQKVWKILQKCHGLSIDGYVLPSSTTREMTAREIKFAVQVESVLNHVPQPEYRQLLVETLTILGLVADVDIENIGGVVHVDRILHMANNLFLSDQKSHSACDYFLEKDPATGICNFFYDSAPSGRYGTMTYLSKAAMTYVQDLLPSSSCLMQ is encoded by the exons ATGAGGAGCCGCAGTAATTCGGGGGTGAGGCTGGACGGCTATGCCAggctggttcaggaaacaatcTTGTGTCACCAG AACCCCGTTTCAGGGCTGCTGCCTGCCAGTGCCCAGAAAAAGGATGCCTGGGTCAGGGATAATGTGTACAGTATTCTGGCCGTGTGGGGGCTGGGCATGGCCTATCGCAAGAATGCCGACCGGGATGAGGACAAGGCCAAAGCCTACGAACTGGAGCAG agtgTGGTCAAACTGATGCAAGGACTTCTGCGTTGCATGATGAGGCAG GTTGCCAAGGTGGAGAAGTTCAAACACACCCAGAGTACTGAGGATTGTTTACATGCCAAATATGATACCCCGACTTGTGCCACAGTGGTGGGAGATGACCAGTGGGGTCATCTTCAGGTCGACGCCACATCCATTTACTTGCTCATGTTGGCACAGATGACGGCATCAG GTCTTCGGATTATCTCAAACCTGGATGAAGTTGCTTTTATCCAAAATTTGGTCTTTTACATCGAGGCTGCGTACAAGGTGGCG gattatggaatgtgggagcgaGGTGACAAAACCAACCAAGGAATCCCTGAACTCAATGGGAGTTCAGTAGGAATTGCCAAG GCCGCACTTGAGGCTATAGATGAGCTGGATCTTTTCGGCGCCCACGGAGGCCCAAAATCTGTCATTCACGTTCTTCCCGATGAAGTGGAGCACTGTCAG TCCATCCTGTGCTCCATGCTGCCAAGAGCTTCCACTTCCAAGGAGATAGACGCCGGCCTCCTGTCGGTAATTTCCTTCCCCGCTTTTGCGGTGGAGGATCCAGACCTGGTGGCCATCACCAAGTCGGAGATCATCAGTAAATTGCAG GGACGCTATGGTTGTTGCCGTTTTATCAGGGATGGATATCACTGCCCTAAAGAG GACCCAACCCGACTGCATTACGATCCTGCAGAGCTGAAGCtgtttgaaaatattgaatGTGAGTGGCCAGTCTTTTGGACCTACCTCATTCTTGATGGCATCTTTACCGGAGACCAATTgcag GTGCAGGAGTACCGAGAAGCACTGGAGGGCATTTTGATTCGAGGGAAGAATGGCATTAAATTGCTGCCTGAGCTTTATGCTGTACCAAGTGATAAA ATGGAGGTGGAGTACAGCAACCCCCACACTGTGGATCGGGTAGCCATGGGACAGGTGCCTCACATGTGGGGACAATCACTGTACATTCTGGGATGCCTTCTGGCGGAG GGCTTTTTGGCTCCAGGGGAGATCGATCCACTCAACAGGAGGTTCTCCACAAATTTGAAGCCTGATGTTGTGGTGCAAG TTTGCGTCTTAGCAGAATCGGAGAACATTCAGAACTTGTTGAGCGAGCATGGGATTAAAGTTCAAATGTTTTCCGAGGTCCTGCCAATCCGGGTCCTGCCTGCTCGCATCCTGAGCCACATCTATGTCCGACTGG gGAATTCCAAGAAACTGAATCTAAGTGGAAGGCCCTACAGACATATTGGAGTTTTAGGAACATCTAAATTTTATGAGATAAGAAACCGCTCTTATATCTTTACCCCTCAG TTTCTAGATCAGCACCATTTTTACTTGGCCCTTGACAACCAGATGATCGTGGAGATGTTACGTACTGAAGTGGCCTACCTCTCGTCGTGCTGGAGGACGATAGGACGACCCACCCTCACTTTCCCTATCACTCGCAGCATGCTTG TTGAAGATGGAAGCGAAATTGATCCGTGCATCTTAGCAACACTCAGGAAGCTGGAGGATGGCTATTTTGCTGGAGCCAG AATCCAGTCATCGGACCTCCCCAGTCTCCAAAATACTTCCTTTCACACTCGGCTAAGCTTCTTGGATGAAGAAACTGACGATAGCTTGCTCGTCGACAATGAAGAGGTCGAAAAAGACTACGGAGAAGAATACAGCCAGTGTGAGCCTTCAG gttCATCGGACGTGTTCGATCAGTACCTGACGCAGCTCCTTCACAGCACCACCAGCAGATGTCACCTCCCTCCCATCAAGAGCGGACAGCTCCACGTCTTCAGCGCTGAACACACAACCAGAGATATCCTGTCTTTGATGGCCAAAGTTCAGGGTGTTAACGTTCCTA AGTCTTCCATGTATCTACCCATTGCCCCTCTCATGAACAAGCATCGCAAATCTCTCAACCTGCTAGAAGTTCCTCAGCCGGCACTGCATGCAAAGCAGCACAAG TCTCGCGGTTCCACTGATCTCCACCTCCCTCGAGACGCTCAAGGCAACACTGATTTTGCTGCGCTGGTGAGGCAGCTGAAGGAGTGTCCCACCCTGCAGGACCAAGCAGACATCCTATATATCCTTTACGTGATGAA AGGAGCCGATTGGGTGGTGGAAGTGTCAGGTCCGGGCCAAGGTTGGGTGAGTGTACGCAGCTTGTTGGAGGAAGTGTATGTGCAAGCTGGAGTCTGTAAGGAATGGGGGCTCGTCAGGTACATCTCAGGAATACTTCGCAAAAGAGTGGAGGTCCTCGCCGAG GCCTGTACAGATctaatttcccaccacaaacagatTACAGTGGGTCTTCCTCCTGAACCCAGGGAAAGAGTGATCGCAGC ACCTCTCCCCCCTGAAGAGTTGAATGCTCTCATCTTTGAAGCCAGCGGTCAGGACATCAGCGTCGCCGTTCTCACGCAG GAAATCATGGTCTACTTGGCCATGTACGTGCGCTCACAGCCCGCCTTATTTGGAGACATGCTCCGATTGAGGATAGGACTCATCATGCAAGTGATGGCCACTGAGCTGGCTCGCAGCCTACGATGCTCAG GGGAGGAGGCCTCTGAAAGCCTGATGAGCCTCAGTCCTTATGGTATGAAGAATTTGCTGCACCACATTCTCAGTGGCAAAGAGTTTGGCGTGGAAAAAAGCA TGCGACCAATCCAATCAACAGCAACCAGTCCGGCAATCTCCATCCACGAACTAGGACATACTGGCGCCACCAAAACCGAGCGCTCAGGAATACATAAACTCAAGAGTGAAATCAGACAG ATTCTCAGCGGCAGTCTTTCCACTTGCAGCAATGTCACCTCTCCTCGCTCCACG CGTTGTAGCAGCCCTTCCACTCCCAGTGGAATGTTATCCCCAGTGGGCTTTGCGCCTAGTGATGGCCAGCTACACTGGGAGGAGAGGCAAGGTCAGTGGCTGAGACGACGTAGATTGGACGGAGCCATCAACAGAGTGCCAGTAGGGTTCTATCAGAAGGTCTGGAAGATTCTGCAAAAGTGCCACGGCTTGTCCATTGATGGCTACGTTTTGCCTTCATCCACCACAAGAGAG ATGACAGCCAGAGAGATCAAGTTTGCAGTGCAGGTGGAGTCAGTTCTCAACCATGTTCCTCAACCTGAGTACCGACAACTGCTGGTGGAAACGTTGACCATTCTGGGACTGGTCGCGGATGTGGATATCGAGAACATCGGGGGCGTCGTTCACGTGGACCGCATCCTTCACATGGCCAACAACCTGTTCCTGAGCGACCAG AAATCTCATAGCGCCTGTGACTATTTCCTGGAAAAGGACCCAGCGACAGGAATCTGCAACTTTTTCTATGACAGCGCCCCCAGCGGTCGCTATGGTACCATGACGTACTTGTCCAAAGCTGCGATGACTTACGTCCAAGACTTGCTGCCTAGTTCTAGCTGCCTAATGCAGTGA